In Phyllostomus discolor isolate MPI-MPIP mPhyDis1 chromosome 2, mPhyDis1.pri.v3, whole genome shotgun sequence, the following are encoded in one genomic region:
- the C2H12orf75 gene encoding overexpressed in colon carcinoma 1 protein: protein MGCGNSTATSAGASRGSAGAAKDGTEESIAEDDKRRNYGGVYVGLPSEAVNMVSSQTKTVRKN from the exons ATGGGCTGCGGGAACTCTACCGCCACCAGCGCGGGCGCGAGCCGAG gCTCTGCAGGAGCAGCTAAAGATGG AACAGAAGAATCGATAGCAGAAGATGACAAGAGGAG AAACTACGGAGGAGTGTATGTCGGTCTCCCATCTGAAGCTGTCAATATGGTATCGAGTCAAACAAAGACAGTCCGAAAAA atTAG